Proteins co-encoded in one Timaviella obliquedivisa GSE-PSE-MK23-08B genomic window:
- a CDS encoding VgrG-related protein: MPSYLAKPTLKINGQSASDAVMEDILQISVEESLHLPGMFTLVINNSAFSGRSGDTFWKHIDVFSIGDPVEIAFAASTTASSEFDDANSGTVLKGEVTAIEVNFTSDSQAPIIIRGYDVSHRLHRGRKIRSFQDVTDSDLVKTVMGEVGITSGTVTTTSTTYPYVFQENQTNMEFLRERAARNGFELFVQDGKLNFRSPTAGTTINLTWLRNLNSFRVRVSSADQVSSVEVRGWDYVKKEAIVSTKSSATTVQTSNDHGVGADTSSSFNGKPASPKITVVDQPVGSTAEADAIAQALMNEMGGEFIYADAKAEGNPLIRVGKVVSLSDMGKYNGSYYITEARHIYTGGFYSTEFSVRGLRSGDLMSTLSSPTRLKPGQTMLVGIVTDNKDTESLGRVKVQFPTLTTTHASTWARVVGVGAGATRGFDCLPEVNDEVLVAFEHGDIHRPYVLGGVWNGTDAPPTVPENSVGDAGVRLRTLKTRLGHILQFVEEDKDDSKKGVYLTTVDGHKLHLDDSTKFIKAETAGGHSIFMDDEGKKIEIKTTGGHTLTLDDNSPGKIDFISTGDINMTAGSSNKITIKAKDIELAATSSFLAKVMNNKLDISTSAIAAEGTNATLKATAAAKVEGLNTTVSGSAAVKVEGALASLEASGMAKVQGSLVKIN; encoded by the coding sequence ATGCCAAGTTATCTGGCTAAACCGACTCTAAAGATTAACGGTCAATCTGCTTCAGATGCAGTGATGGAGGATATTCTGCAAATTTCTGTAGAAGAAAGTCTGCATCTGCCAGGGATGTTTACTTTAGTGATTAATAACTCTGCTTTTTCGGGGCGTAGTGGGGATACTTTTTGGAAACATATTGATGTGTTTTCCATCGGTGATCCGGTAGAAATTGCCTTTGCTGCTAGTACAACGGCTTCTAGCGAATTTGATGATGCTAACAGCGGTACGGTGTTGAAGGGTGAAGTCACGGCGATCGAGGTAAACTTTACCAGCGATTCTCAAGCTCCTATTATTATTCGGGGTTATGACGTATCCCATCGATTGCACCGAGGACGAAAGATCCGTTCCTTTCAAGATGTCACTGATAGCGATTTGGTGAAGACTGTGATGGGGGAAGTGGGAATTACAAGCGGAACGGTCACGACGACTAGCACCACTTATCCCTACGTTTTTCAAGAAAATCAAACGAACATGGAGTTTTTGCGGGAACGGGCTGCCCGCAATGGGTTTGAATTATTTGTCCAAGATGGCAAGCTCAATTTTCGTAGCCCGACAGCAGGTACCACCATAAATTTGACCTGGTTGCGCAACTTGAATAGTTTTCGGGTGCGGGTTAGCAGTGCTGATCAGGTCAGTTCCGTGGAAGTGCGGGGCTGGGATTATGTGAAAAAAGAGGCGATCGTTTCGACTAAAAGTTCGGCAACGACAGTACAAACATCTAATGACCATGGGGTCGGGGCAGATACTAGCAGTAGTTTTAACGGCAAGCCTGCGTCTCCCAAAATTACGGTGGTTGACCAGCCTGTAGGCAGTACCGCTGAGGCAGATGCGATCGCCCAAGCCCTCATGAACGAGATGGGCGGCGAATTTATTTATGCCGATGCTAAAGCCGAGGGCAATCCCTTAATTCGAGTCGGCAAAGTCGTCAGCTTGAGCGACATGGGCAAATACAACGGCTCCTACTACATCACAGAAGCCCGTCACATTTACACTGGAGGCTTCTATTCCACAGAATTCAGCGTCCGGGGTTTACGCAGCGGCGATCTGATGTCTACCTTGTCTTCTCCTACCCGGCTCAAGCCAGGGCAAACGATGCTCGTGGGCATTGTCACCGACAACAAAGATACTGAAAGCTTAGGACGGGTTAAAGTTCAGTTCCCCACGCTAACGACAACTCATGCCAGCACCTGGGCGCGGGTTGTTGGGGTGGGTGCTGGGGCAACCCGGGGGTTTGATTGTCTGCCCGAAGTTAACGACGAAGTATTAGTAGCATTTGAACATGGTGATATTCATCGTCCTTACGTGCTAGGAGGAGTCTGGAATGGTACTGATGCGCCGCCAACGGTTCCTGAAAATTCTGTGGGTGATGCAGGAGTACGGCTCAGAACGCTTAAGACTCGCTTGGGACACATTTTACAGTTTGTGGAAGAAGATAAAGATGATAGTAAAAAAGGCGTTTATTTAACCACCGTAGATGGACATAAATTACATCTAGATGATTCAACTAAATTTATTAAAGCTGAAACCGCTGGAGGTCACTCTATTTTCATGGATGATGAGGGGAAAAAGATTGAGATTAAAACGACGGGCGGACACACTTTGACCCTAGATGATAACTCCCCAGGAAAGATCGATTTCATCTCGACTGGAGATATCAATATGACCGCAGGAAGCTCAAATAAAATCACGATTAAAGCAAAAGATATTGAACTAGCTGCCACCTCTTCCTTCTTAGCAAAAGTGATGAACAATAAACTTGATATTAGTACGTCGGCGATCGCGGCTGAAGGCACTAATGCAACGCTAAAAGCAACAGCAGCAGCAAAGGTCGAAGGACTCAATACGACGGTATCTGGATCGGCTGCTGTCAAGGTTGAAGGAGCGCTTGCCAGCCTGGAAGCAAGCGGCATGGCGAAAGTTCAGGGTTCGTTAGTCAAGATTAATTAG
- a CDS encoding DUF4280 domain-containing protein, with protein sequence MAQQVCAGAMMTCSFGVAPSALMVIPKGMPVTAGGPLAATIMDFAPIANIPPFSMCTTPSNPMVAAATAAAFGVLTPMPCIPVTPAPWIVGTPTVLINNFPALNSTSKCMCAWGGVIQFTYPGQVMVQVP encoded by the coding sequence ATGGCTCAACAAGTTTGTGCAGGCGCAATGATGACTTGTTCGTTTGGGGTTGCACCCAGCGCTTTAATGGTGATTCCTAAAGGTATGCCAGTTACGGCAGGCGGTCCATTGGCAGCCACGATTATGGATTTTGCCCCGATCGCCAATATTCCCCCATTTAGTATGTGTACTACGCCCTCTAATCCTATGGTTGCCGCTGCCACGGCTGCCGCATTCGGTGTATTAACGCCAATGCCCTGTATTCCGGTCACGCCTGCTCCCTGGATTGTGGGCACACCAACGGTATTAATTAATAATTTTCCGGCGTTGAACAGCACATCTAAATGTATGTGTGCTTGGGGCGGTGTCATTCAATTTACTTATCCCGGACAGGTGATGGTGCAGGTTCCATAG